In Syngnathus scovelli strain Florida chromosome 11, RoL_Ssco_1.2, whole genome shotgun sequence, one DNA window encodes the following:
- the slmapa gene encoding sarcolemma associated protein a isoform X11 gives MPSPLAVFACRPNSHPFQERHVYLDEPVKIGRSVARCRPTQNNATFDCKVLSRNHALVWFDHKTGKFYLQDTKSSNGTFINSQRLSRGSEESPPCEVLSGDIIQFGVDVTENTRKVTHGCIVSTIKLFLPEGMEARRRSDVIQAPLPLPVDKVAANTPSMYSQELFQLSQYLQEALHREQMLEQKLATLQRVLTTTQEASESSWQALIDEDRLLSRLEVMGTQLQAYSKSQTEDGIRKELLALQEDKHNYETTAKESLRRVLQEKIEVVRKLSEVERSLSNTEDECTHLKEMSQRGQEELRELASKYNAAVNEIKELTDKIKAAEGRQEELTQRGASEKREMELRIEEMEEKEQVLQARIEALQADNDFTNERLAALQVRLEQLQEKSVKENNSLDNCHVNKSGGDTTRIQQLIECPPVKQLKEAVSSSIHKLSNFDDAHLQNNQTDGDDMLASPCRLKGSQIDAKESDMSDTLSPSKDRSSDDTSDGNMDDQELNEPLNRVALLKADLHRAGLEPSDTEQVIHHLHRELLEAQDLANTGKQKCLELQALLEEERKTNSQQTEESTKQIQYLLTQLEKLQAGMEDLNSAQEEILVLRHAMEAATAERERDIAAQQEDLGSVRRELERWRSTAAKYEEEIGRLQEDFARQQQQGDNASQLQGECATLQQRCASLQLDCDGLKEEKATLTDKLHCLEAELCSTRAQSVVLGGALESLEKREEVLHGKLGSLKNQHQQDECRLKSQLDQAQDRTQTLQKEYEDTQSLLSDLRQRYEKTEQEKTNIHQELEQCRNNLKLLQDKNSSPSILQPAQAIFMGLVLALLYWCFGQLW, from the exons ATGCCTTCACCTCTTGCCGTGTTCGCCTGCCGACCCAACTCGCACCCATTCCAGGAGAGGCATGTGTACCTGGATGAGCCCGTCAAAATCGGCCGGTCGGTGGCTCGCTGCCGGCCGACGCAGAACAACGCCACCTTCGACTGCAAGGTGCTGTCGAGGAACCACGCCCTGGTCTGGTTTGACCACAAGACTGGCAAG TTCTACCTGCAGGACACTAAAAGCAGCAATGGGACCTTCATTAACAGCCAGCGGTTGAGTCGGGGCTCAGAGGAGAGCCCGCCCTGCGAGGTCCTCTCCGGAGACATCATCCAGTTCGGTGTGGATGTCACGGAGAACACACGCAAAG TCACACATGGCTGCATTGTGTCAACAATCAAACTCTTCCTGCCTGAAGGGATGGAGGCACGCCGACGAAGCGA TGTCATCCAGGCTCCGCTGCCGCTGCCTGTAGACAAG GTTGCAGCCAACACTCCCAGTATGTATTCTCAGGAACTGTTTCAGCTCTCCCAGTATCTACAG GAGGCCTTACACCGAGAGCAGATGCTGGAGCAGAAGCTCGCCACGCTGCAGCGTGTGCTCACCACTACTCAGGAGGCCTCGGAGAGCAGCTGGCAG GCACTGATTGATGAAGACCGTCTGCTGTCCAGACTGGAGGTGATGGGCACTCAGCTGCAGGCCTACTCTAAG TCCCAGACAGAGGACGGCATTCGTAAGGAGCTGCTGGCCCTGCAAGAGGACAAACACAACTACGAGACCACGGCCAAGGAGTCTCTGCGGCGGGTCCTGCAGGAAAAGATCGAGGTGGTCCGGAAGCTGTCAGAGGTGGAG CGCTCACTCAGCAACACGGAGGACGAATGCACGCACCTGAAGGAGATGTCCCAGCGAGGTCAAGAAGAGCTGAGGGAGCTGGCCAGCAAGTACAATGCTGCCGTCAATGAAATCAAAGAGCTCACTGACAAAATCAAG GCAGCGGAGGGCCGCCAAGAGGAGCTGACTCAGCGGGGGGCGTCGGAGAAAAGGGAGATGGAGCTGCGCATCgaggagatggaggagaagGAACAGGTTCTTCAGGCACGCATCGAGGCGCTGCAGGCCGACAACGACTTCACCAACGAGAGGCTCGCTGCCCTGCAGG TGCGCTTAGAGCAGCTTCAGGAGAAAAGCGTTAAGGAAAACAACAGTCTGG ACAACTGTCACGTTAACAAAAGCGGAGGAGACACCACTCGAATCCAACAGTTGATCGAGTGTCCGC CGGTGAAGCAGCTGAAAGAAGCCGTCAGTTCGTCCATCCACAAACTTTCCAACTTTGATG ATGCCCACCTACAGAACAACCAGACAGACGGAGACGACATGCTCGCCAGCCCGTGTCGACTCAAAG GAAGCCAGATCGATGCCAAAGAGTCGGACATGTCGGATACGCTGAGTCCTAGCAAAGACCGCAGCAGTGACGATACGTCAG ATGGCAATATGGACGACCAGGAGCTCAACGAACCGCTGAACAGAGTAGCTCTGCTCAAAG cagACTTGCATCGGGCCGGCTTGGAGCCCAGCGATACGGAACAGGTCATCCACCACCTCCACAGGGAGCTTCTGGAGGCCCAGGATTTAGCCAACACCGGGAAACAGAAATGTCTGGAGCTTCAAG ctctgctggaggaggagaggaagacTAACTCTCAACAGACTGAGGAGTCGACCAAACAGATCCAGTACCTGCTGA CTCAGCTCGAGAAGCTGCAGGCCGGTATGGAGGACCTCAACTCCGCCCAGGAGGAG ATCCTCGTCCTGCGGCATGCCATGGAGGCGGCCACGGCGGAGCGGGAGCGCGACATCGCCGCCCAGCAGGAGGACCTGGGCAGCGTGCGCCGCGAGCTGGAGCGCTGGAGGAGCACAGCCGCCAAGTACGAAGAGGAGATCGGCCGGCTGCAGGAGGACTTTGCGCGACAGCAGCAGCAAGGCGACAACGCAAGTCAGCTGCAGG GGGAATGCGCCACACTGCAGCAGAGGTGTGCGTCTTTGCAGCTGGACTGTGACGGCCTGAAGGAGGAGAAGGCAACGCTCACGGACAAACTGCACTGCCTGGAGGCCGAACTGTGCAG CACCAGGGCTCAGAGTGTGGTCCTCGGTGGCGCTCTGGAGTCTCTGGAGAAGCGGGAAGAGGTTCTGCATGGCAAGCTGGGTTCTCTAAAGAACCAGCACCAGCAGGACGAATGTCGGCTGAAGAGCCAGCTGGACCAGGCCCAGGACCGCACGCAAACGCTGCAGAAAGAA TATGAAGACACGCAGTCGCTGCTGTCGGACCTCCGCCAGCGCTACGAGAAAACGGAGCAGGAGAAGACTAACATCCACCAGGAGCTGGAGCAGTGCAGGAACAACCTGAAGCTGCTGCAGGACAAGAACAGCTCT CCATCCATACTGCAGCCTGCCCAAGCCATTTTCATGGGTCTTGTCCTGGCTCTGCTCTACTGGTGTTTCGGCCAGTTGTGGTAG
- the slmapa gene encoding sarcolemma associated protein a isoform X2: MPSPLAVFACRPNSHPFQERHVYLDEPVKIGRSVARCRPTQNNATFDCKVLSRNHALVWFDHKTGKFYLQDTKSSNGTFINSQRLSRGSEESPPCEVLSGDIIQFGVDVTENTRKVTHGCIVSTIKLFLPEGMEARRRSDVIQAPLPLPVDKVAANTPSMYSQELFQLSQYLQEALHREQMLEQKLATLQRVLTTTQEASESSWQALIDEDRLLSRLEVMGTQLQAYSKSQTEDGIRKELLALQEDKHNYETTAKESLRRVLQEKIEVVRKLSEVERSLSNTEDECTHLKEMSQRGQEELRELASKYNAAVNEIKELTDKIKAAEGRQEELTQRGASEKREMELRIEEMEEKEQVLQARIEALQADNDFTNERLAALQVRLEQLQEKSVKENNSLDEEEEASPATTAPAEDRPAEDELNQRPPESREEDEDEDDEDTDTDDGAVGDVDDNCHVNKSGGDTTRIQQLIECPPVKQLKEAVSSSIHKLSNFDDAHLQNNQTDGDDMLASPCRLKGSQIDAKESDMSDTLSPSKDRSSDDTSDGNMDDQELNEPLNRVALLKDLHRAGLEPSDTEQVIHHLHRELLEAQDLANTGKQKCLELQALLEEERKTNSQQTEESTKQIQYLLTQLEKLQAGMEDLNSAQEEILVLRHAMEAATAERERDIAAQQEDLGSVRRELERWRSTAAKYEEEIGRLQEDFARQQQQGDNASQLQGECATLQQRCASLQLDCDGLKEEKATLTDKLHCLEAELCSTRAQSVVLGGALESLEKREEVLHGKLGSLKNQHQQDECRLKSQLDQAQDRTQTLQKEYEDTQSLLSDLRQRYEKTEQEKTNIHQELEQCRNNLKLLQDKNSSGGWSPWMPAIAVIVAVTAAIIYPNLSKSSSA, translated from the exons ATGCCTTCACCTCTTGCCGTGTTCGCCTGCCGACCCAACTCGCACCCATTCCAGGAGAGGCATGTGTACCTGGATGAGCCCGTCAAAATCGGCCGGTCGGTGGCTCGCTGCCGGCCGACGCAGAACAACGCCACCTTCGACTGCAAGGTGCTGTCGAGGAACCACGCCCTGGTCTGGTTTGACCACAAGACTGGCAAG TTCTACCTGCAGGACACTAAAAGCAGCAATGGGACCTTCATTAACAGCCAGCGGTTGAGTCGGGGCTCAGAGGAGAGCCCGCCCTGCGAGGTCCTCTCCGGAGACATCATCCAGTTCGGTGTGGATGTCACGGAGAACACACGCAAAG TCACACATGGCTGCATTGTGTCAACAATCAAACTCTTCCTGCCTGAAGGGATGGAGGCACGCCGACGAAGCGA TGTCATCCAGGCTCCGCTGCCGCTGCCTGTAGACAAG GTTGCAGCCAACACTCCCAGTATGTATTCTCAGGAACTGTTTCAGCTCTCCCAGTATCTACAG GAGGCCTTACACCGAGAGCAGATGCTGGAGCAGAAGCTCGCCACGCTGCAGCGTGTGCTCACCACTACTCAGGAGGCCTCGGAGAGCAGCTGGCAG GCACTGATTGATGAAGACCGTCTGCTGTCCAGACTGGAGGTGATGGGCACTCAGCTGCAGGCCTACTCTAAG TCCCAGACAGAGGACGGCATTCGTAAGGAGCTGCTGGCCCTGCAAGAGGACAAACACAACTACGAGACCACGGCCAAGGAGTCTCTGCGGCGGGTCCTGCAGGAAAAGATCGAGGTGGTCCGGAAGCTGTCAGAGGTGGAG CGCTCACTCAGCAACACGGAGGACGAATGCACGCACCTGAAGGAGATGTCCCAGCGAGGTCAAGAAGAGCTGAGGGAGCTGGCCAGCAAGTACAATGCTGCCGTCAATGAAATCAAAGAGCTCACTGACAAAATCAAG GCAGCGGAGGGCCGCCAAGAGGAGCTGACTCAGCGGGGGGCGTCGGAGAAAAGGGAGATGGAGCTGCGCATCgaggagatggaggagaagGAACAGGTTCTTCAGGCACGCATCGAGGCGCTGCAGGCCGACAACGACTTCACCAACGAGAGGCTCGCTGCCCTGCAGG TGCGCTTAGAGCAGCTTCAGGAGAAAAGCGTTAAGGAAAACAACAGTCTGG atgaagaagaagaagcctcCCCTGCAACGACGGCGCCCGCAGAGGACCGGCCGGCCGAGGACGAGCTGAATCAGCGGCCGCCCGAGAGCCGcgaggaagatgaggatgaggacGATGAAGACACAGACACGGACGACGGTGCAGTTGGAGATGTGGATG ACAACTGTCACGTTAACAAAAGCGGAGGAGACACCACTCGAATCCAACAGTTGATCGAGTGTCCGC CGGTGAAGCAGCTGAAAGAAGCCGTCAGTTCGTCCATCCACAAACTTTCCAACTTTGATG ATGCCCACCTACAGAACAACCAGACAGACGGAGACGACATGCTCGCCAGCCCGTGTCGACTCAAAG GAAGCCAGATCGATGCCAAAGAGTCGGACATGTCGGATACGCTGAGTCCTAGCAAAGACCGCAGCAGTGACGATACGTCAG ATGGCAATATGGACGACCAGGAGCTCAACGAACCGCTGAACAGAGTAGCTCTGCTCAAAG ACTTGCATCGGGCCGGCTTGGAGCCCAGCGATACGGAACAGGTCATCCACCACCTCCACAGGGAGCTTCTGGAGGCCCAGGATTTAGCCAACACCGGGAAACAGAAATGTCTGGAGCTTCAAG ctctgctggaggaggagaggaagacTAACTCTCAACAGACTGAGGAGTCGACCAAACAGATCCAGTACCTGCTGA CTCAGCTCGAGAAGCTGCAGGCCGGTATGGAGGACCTCAACTCCGCCCAGGAGGAG ATCCTCGTCCTGCGGCATGCCATGGAGGCGGCCACGGCGGAGCGGGAGCGCGACATCGCCGCCCAGCAGGAGGACCTGGGCAGCGTGCGCCGCGAGCTGGAGCGCTGGAGGAGCACAGCCGCCAAGTACGAAGAGGAGATCGGCCGGCTGCAGGAGGACTTTGCGCGACAGCAGCAGCAAGGCGACAACGCAAGTCAGCTGCAGG GGGAATGCGCCACACTGCAGCAGAGGTGTGCGTCTTTGCAGCTGGACTGTGACGGCCTGAAGGAGGAGAAGGCAACGCTCACGGACAAACTGCACTGCCTGGAGGCCGAACTGTGCAG CACCAGGGCTCAGAGTGTGGTCCTCGGTGGCGCTCTGGAGTCTCTGGAGAAGCGGGAAGAGGTTCTGCATGGCAAGCTGGGTTCTCTAAAGAACCAGCACCAGCAGGACGAATGTCGGCTGAAGAGCCAGCTGGACCAGGCCCAGGACCGCACGCAAACGCTGCAGAAAGAA TATGAAGACACGCAGTCGCTGCTGTCGGACCTCCGCCAGCGCTACGAGAAAACGGAGCAGGAGAAGACTAACATCCACCAGGAGCTGGAGCAGTGCAGGAACAACCTGAAGCTGCTGCAGGACAAGAACAGCTCT GGCGGCTGGAGCCCCTGGATGCCGGCCATCGCAGTGATCGTCGCCGTGACGGCAGCCATCATCTACCCCAACCTCTCCAAGAGCAGCTCGGCCTGA
- the slmapa gene encoding sarcolemma associated protein a isoform X1, translating into MPSPLAVFACRPNSHPFQERHVYLDEPVKIGRSVARCRPTQNNATFDCKVLSRNHALVWFDHKTGKFYLQDTKSSNGTFINSQRLSRGSEESPPCEVLSGDIIQFGVDVTENTRKVTHGCIVSTIKLFLPEGMEARRRSDVIQAPLPLPVDKVAANTPSMYSQELFQLSQYLQEALHREQMLEQKLATLQRVLTTTQEASESSWQALIDEDRLLSRLEVMGTQLQAYSKSQTEDGIRKELLALQEDKHNYETTAKESLRRVLQEKIEVVRKLSEVERSLSNTEDECTHLKEMSQRGQEELRELASKYNAAVNEIKELTDKIKAAEGRQEELTQRGASEKREMELRIEEMEEKEQVLQARIEALQADNDFTNERLAALQVRLEQLQEKSVKENNSLDEEEEASPATTAPAEDRPAEDELNQRPPESREEDEDEDDEDTDTDDGAVGDVDDNCHVNKSGGDTTRIQQLIECPPVKQLKEAVSSSIHKLSNFDDAHLQNNQTDGDDMLASPCRLKGSQIDAKESDMSDTLSPSKDRSSDDTSDGNMDDQELNEPLNRVALLKADLHRAGLEPSDTEQVIHHLHRELLEAQDLANTGKQKCLELQALLEEERKTNSQQTEESTKQIQYLLTQLEKLQAGMEDLNSAQEEILVLRHAMEAATAERERDIAAQQEDLGSVRRELERWRSTAAKYEEEIGRLQEDFARQQQQGDNASQLQGECATLQQRCASLQLDCDGLKEEKATLTDKLHCLEAELCSTRAQSVVLGGALESLEKREEVLHGKLGSLKNQHQQDECRLKSQLDQAQDRTQTLQKEYEDTQSLLSDLRQRYEKTEQEKTNIHQELEQCRNNLKLLQDKNSSGGWSPWMPAIAVIVAVTAAIIYPNLSKSSSA; encoded by the exons ATGCCTTCACCTCTTGCCGTGTTCGCCTGCCGACCCAACTCGCACCCATTCCAGGAGAGGCATGTGTACCTGGATGAGCCCGTCAAAATCGGCCGGTCGGTGGCTCGCTGCCGGCCGACGCAGAACAACGCCACCTTCGACTGCAAGGTGCTGTCGAGGAACCACGCCCTGGTCTGGTTTGACCACAAGACTGGCAAG TTCTACCTGCAGGACACTAAAAGCAGCAATGGGACCTTCATTAACAGCCAGCGGTTGAGTCGGGGCTCAGAGGAGAGCCCGCCCTGCGAGGTCCTCTCCGGAGACATCATCCAGTTCGGTGTGGATGTCACGGAGAACACACGCAAAG TCACACATGGCTGCATTGTGTCAACAATCAAACTCTTCCTGCCTGAAGGGATGGAGGCACGCCGACGAAGCGA TGTCATCCAGGCTCCGCTGCCGCTGCCTGTAGACAAG GTTGCAGCCAACACTCCCAGTATGTATTCTCAGGAACTGTTTCAGCTCTCCCAGTATCTACAG GAGGCCTTACACCGAGAGCAGATGCTGGAGCAGAAGCTCGCCACGCTGCAGCGTGTGCTCACCACTACTCAGGAGGCCTCGGAGAGCAGCTGGCAG GCACTGATTGATGAAGACCGTCTGCTGTCCAGACTGGAGGTGATGGGCACTCAGCTGCAGGCCTACTCTAAG TCCCAGACAGAGGACGGCATTCGTAAGGAGCTGCTGGCCCTGCAAGAGGACAAACACAACTACGAGACCACGGCCAAGGAGTCTCTGCGGCGGGTCCTGCAGGAAAAGATCGAGGTGGTCCGGAAGCTGTCAGAGGTGGAG CGCTCACTCAGCAACACGGAGGACGAATGCACGCACCTGAAGGAGATGTCCCAGCGAGGTCAAGAAGAGCTGAGGGAGCTGGCCAGCAAGTACAATGCTGCCGTCAATGAAATCAAAGAGCTCACTGACAAAATCAAG GCAGCGGAGGGCCGCCAAGAGGAGCTGACTCAGCGGGGGGCGTCGGAGAAAAGGGAGATGGAGCTGCGCATCgaggagatggaggagaagGAACAGGTTCTTCAGGCACGCATCGAGGCGCTGCAGGCCGACAACGACTTCACCAACGAGAGGCTCGCTGCCCTGCAGG TGCGCTTAGAGCAGCTTCAGGAGAAAAGCGTTAAGGAAAACAACAGTCTGG atgaagaagaagaagcctcCCCTGCAACGACGGCGCCCGCAGAGGACCGGCCGGCCGAGGACGAGCTGAATCAGCGGCCGCCCGAGAGCCGcgaggaagatgaggatgaggacGATGAAGACACAGACACGGACGACGGTGCAGTTGGAGATGTGGATG ACAACTGTCACGTTAACAAAAGCGGAGGAGACACCACTCGAATCCAACAGTTGATCGAGTGTCCGC CGGTGAAGCAGCTGAAAGAAGCCGTCAGTTCGTCCATCCACAAACTTTCCAACTTTGATG ATGCCCACCTACAGAACAACCAGACAGACGGAGACGACATGCTCGCCAGCCCGTGTCGACTCAAAG GAAGCCAGATCGATGCCAAAGAGTCGGACATGTCGGATACGCTGAGTCCTAGCAAAGACCGCAGCAGTGACGATACGTCAG ATGGCAATATGGACGACCAGGAGCTCAACGAACCGCTGAACAGAGTAGCTCTGCTCAAAG cagACTTGCATCGGGCCGGCTTGGAGCCCAGCGATACGGAACAGGTCATCCACCACCTCCACAGGGAGCTTCTGGAGGCCCAGGATTTAGCCAACACCGGGAAACAGAAATGTCTGGAGCTTCAAG ctctgctggaggaggagaggaagacTAACTCTCAACAGACTGAGGAGTCGACCAAACAGATCCAGTACCTGCTGA CTCAGCTCGAGAAGCTGCAGGCCGGTATGGAGGACCTCAACTCCGCCCAGGAGGAG ATCCTCGTCCTGCGGCATGCCATGGAGGCGGCCACGGCGGAGCGGGAGCGCGACATCGCCGCCCAGCAGGAGGACCTGGGCAGCGTGCGCCGCGAGCTGGAGCGCTGGAGGAGCACAGCCGCCAAGTACGAAGAGGAGATCGGCCGGCTGCAGGAGGACTTTGCGCGACAGCAGCAGCAAGGCGACAACGCAAGTCAGCTGCAGG GGGAATGCGCCACACTGCAGCAGAGGTGTGCGTCTTTGCAGCTGGACTGTGACGGCCTGAAGGAGGAGAAGGCAACGCTCACGGACAAACTGCACTGCCTGGAGGCCGAACTGTGCAG CACCAGGGCTCAGAGTGTGGTCCTCGGTGGCGCTCTGGAGTCTCTGGAGAAGCGGGAAGAGGTTCTGCATGGCAAGCTGGGTTCTCTAAAGAACCAGCACCAGCAGGACGAATGTCGGCTGAAGAGCCAGCTGGACCAGGCCCAGGACCGCACGCAAACGCTGCAGAAAGAA TATGAAGACACGCAGTCGCTGCTGTCGGACCTCCGCCAGCGCTACGAGAAAACGGAGCAGGAGAAGACTAACATCCACCAGGAGCTGGAGCAGTGCAGGAACAACCTGAAGCTGCTGCAGGACAAGAACAGCTCT GGCGGCTGGAGCCCCTGGATGCCGGCCATCGCAGTGATCGTCGCCGTGACGGCAGCCATCATCTACCCCAACCTCTCCAAGAGCAGCTCGGCCTGA
- the slmapa gene encoding sarcolemma associated protein a isoform X3, protein MPSPLAVFACRPNSHPFQERHVYLDEPVKIGRSVARCRPTQNNATFDCKVLSRNHALVWFDHKTGKFYLQDTKSSNGTFINSQRLSRGSEESPPCEVLSGDIIQFGVDVTENTRKVTHGCIVSTIKLFLPEGMEARRRSDVIQAPLPLPVDKVAANTPSMYSQELFQLSQYLQEALHREQMLEQKLATLQRVLTTTQEASESSWQALIDEDRLLSRLEVMGTQLQAYSKSQTEDGIRKELLALQEDKHNYETTAKESLRRVLQEKIEVVRKLSEVERSLSNTEDECTHLKEMSQRGQEELRELASKYNAAVNEIKELTDKIKAAEGRQEELTQRGASEKREMELRIEEMEEKEQVLQARIEALQADNDFTNERLAALQVRLEQLQEKSVKENNSLDEEEEASPATTAPAEDRPAEDELNQRPPESREEDEDEDDEDTDTDDGAVGDVDDNCHVNKSGGDTTRIQQLIECPPVKQLKEAVSSSIHKLSNFDDAHLQNNQTDGDDMLASPCRLKGSQIDAKESDMSDTLSPSKDRSSDDTSDGNMDDQELNEPLNRVALLKADLHRAGLEPSDTEQVIHHLHRELLEAQDLANTGKQKCLELQALLEEERKTNSQQTEESTKQIQYLLTQLEKLQAGMEDLNSAQEEILVLRHAMEAATAERERDIAAQQEDLGSVRRELERWRSTAAKYEEEIGRLQEDFARQQQQGDNASQLQGECATLQQRCASLQLDCDGLKEEKATLTDKLHCLEAELCSTRAQSVVLGGALESLEKREEVLHGKLGSLKNQHQQDECRLKSQLDQAQDRTQTLQKEYEDTQSLLSDLRQRYEKTEQEKTNIHQELEQCRNNLKLLQDKNSSPSILQPAQAIFMGLVLALLYWCFGQLW, encoded by the exons ATGCCTTCACCTCTTGCCGTGTTCGCCTGCCGACCCAACTCGCACCCATTCCAGGAGAGGCATGTGTACCTGGATGAGCCCGTCAAAATCGGCCGGTCGGTGGCTCGCTGCCGGCCGACGCAGAACAACGCCACCTTCGACTGCAAGGTGCTGTCGAGGAACCACGCCCTGGTCTGGTTTGACCACAAGACTGGCAAG TTCTACCTGCAGGACACTAAAAGCAGCAATGGGACCTTCATTAACAGCCAGCGGTTGAGTCGGGGCTCAGAGGAGAGCCCGCCCTGCGAGGTCCTCTCCGGAGACATCATCCAGTTCGGTGTGGATGTCACGGAGAACACACGCAAAG TCACACATGGCTGCATTGTGTCAACAATCAAACTCTTCCTGCCTGAAGGGATGGAGGCACGCCGACGAAGCGA TGTCATCCAGGCTCCGCTGCCGCTGCCTGTAGACAAG GTTGCAGCCAACACTCCCAGTATGTATTCTCAGGAACTGTTTCAGCTCTCCCAGTATCTACAG GAGGCCTTACACCGAGAGCAGATGCTGGAGCAGAAGCTCGCCACGCTGCAGCGTGTGCTCACCACTACTCAGGAGGCCTCGGAGAGCAGCTGGCAG GCACTGATTGATGAAGACCGTCTGCTGTCCAGACTGGAGGTGATGGGCACTCAGCTGCAGGCCTACTCTAAG TCCCAGACAGAGGACGGCATTCGTAAGGAGCTGCTGGCCCTGCAAGAGGACAAACACAACTACGAGACCACGGCCAAGGAGTCTCTGCGGCGGGTCCTGCAGGAAAAGATCGAGGTGGTCCGGAAGCTGTCAGAGGTGGAG CGCTCACTCAGCAACACGGAGGACGAATGCACGCACCTGAAGGAGATGTCCCAGCGAGGTCAAGAAGAGCTGAGGGAGCTGGCCAGCAAGTACAATGCTGCCGTCAATGAAATCAAAGAGCTCACTGACAAAATCAAG GCAGCGGAGGGCCGCCAAGAGGAGCTGACTCAGCGGGGGGCGTCGGAGAAAAGGGAGATGGAGCTGCGCATCgaggagatggaggagaagGAACAGGTTCTTCAGGCACGCATCGAGGCGCTGCAGGCCGACAACGACTTCACCAACGAGAGGCTCGCTGCCCTGCAGG TGCGCTTAGAGCAGCTTCAGGAGAAAAGCGTTAAGGAAAACAACAGTCTGG atgaagaagaagaagcctcCCCTGCAACGACGGCGCCCGCAGAGGACCGGCCGGCCGAGGACGAGCTGAATCAGCGGCCGCCCGAGAGCCGcgaggaagatgaggatgaggacGATGAAGACACAGACACGGACGACGGTGCAGTTGGAGATGTGGATG ACAACTGTCACGTTAACAAAAGCGGAGGAGACACCACTCGAATCCAACAGTTGATCGAGTGTCCGC CGGTGAAGCAGCTGAAAGAAGCCGTCAGTTCGTCCATCCACAAACTTTCCAACTTTGATG ATGCCCACCTACAGAACAACCAGACAGACGGAGACGACATGCTCGCCAGCCCGTGTCGACTCAAAG GAAGCCAGATCGATGCCAAAGAGTCGGACATGTCGGATACGCTGAGTCCTAGCAAAGACCGCAGCAGTGACGATACGTCAG ATGGCAATATGGACGACCAGGAGCTCAACGAACCGCTGAACAGAGTAGCTCTGCTCAAAG cagACTTGCATCGGGCCGGCTTGGAGCCCAGCGATACGGAACAGGTCATCCACCACCTCCACAGGGAGCTTCTGGAGGCCCAGGATTTAGCCAACACCGGGAAACAGAAATGTCTGGAGCTTCAAG ctctgctggaggaggagaggaagacTAACTCTCAACAGACTGAGGAGTCGACCAAACAGATCCAGTACCTGCTGA CTCAGCTCGAGAAGCTGCAGGCCGGTATGGAGGACCTCAACTCCGCCCAGGAGGAG ATCCTCGTCCTGCGGCATGCCATGGAGGCGGCCACGGCGGAGCGGGAGCGCGACATCGCCGCCCAGCAGGAGGACCTGGGCAGCGTGCGCCGCGAGCTGGAGCGCTGGAGGAGCACAGCCGCCAAGTACGAAGAGGAGATCGGCCGGCTGCAGGAGGACTTTGCGCGACAGCAGCAGCAAGGCGACAACGCAAGTCAGCTGCAGG GGGAATGCGCCACACTGCAGCAGAGGTGTGCGTCTTTGCAGCTGGACTGTGACGGCCTGAAGGAGGAGAAGGCAACGCTCACGGACAAACTGCACTGCCTGGAGGCCGAACTGTGCAG CACCAGGGCTCAGAGTGTGGTCCTCGGTGGCGCTCTGGAGTCTCTGGAGAAGCGGGAAGAGGTTCTGCATGGCAAGCTGGGTTCTCTAAAGAACCAGCACCAGCAGGACGAATGTCGGCTGAAGAGCCAGCTGGACCAGGCCCAGGACCGCACGCAAACGCTGCAGAAAGAA TATGAAGACACGCAGTCGCTGCTGTCGGACCTCCGCCAGCGCTACGAGAAAACGGAGCAGGAGAAGACTAACATCCACCAGGAGCTGGAGCAGTGCAGGAACAACCTGAAGCTGCTGCAGGACAAGAACAGCTCT CCATCCATACTGCAGCCTGCCCAAGCCATTTTCATGGGTCTTGTCCTGGCTCTGCTCTACTGGTGTTTCGGCCAGTTGTGGTAG